The Raphanus sativus cultivar WK10039 chromosome 2, ASM80110v3, whole genome shotgun sequence DNA segment agtttattagagacactctatgtgtcgaaattattataaagaaaattttattaaaataaataaattcaataattacaaacaaataatatatttcataaaagtgaaaaataatatccgcgctttcgaagcgcggatcaaaatctagtagaacattatttttggatttttacccattACGAACTAACCAAATATAGTCCATAAAAATAAAACGCGTATAAACAAGTCCAATTAAACCCGGACAAACCATTTGACAACTCTAATcatcaaaaaccctaattgtGGCAGTCTTCTCTTATTATCACTTATCACACCACCTCCCTCCTCTGCTCCTCCACTCCGCAGACGCATTCTTCCAAGGTAACTCTATATCCAACTCCATTgactttttttaagaaaatgtatcactctattaatttaataacatctatctccttctctcttctGCGTGAATTCTCCTTCGAGTAAAGATCTGATTGATGAAATAGGGTTTTGCATAATTTTCTTGATTAGGTTTTAAAGATTAATGGAACCCTCCGTGAATGTCAATGGCAGTATGCTCCGCAACGAGACCAACAATGCAGTTGTCTACTACCATCTCAACAAGCTGTTAGCCTCGCAGTTCGAAAAACCCCCTCAAGAGATTGCAGAGGCGTCAAGGTCTGCCGCTGCGGCCGCCACGGCCGCAGCTGCAGCTGCAAAGGCGGCAAGAGCTAATGCAAATGCCAAAGCTTACGCTGCTGCTAAAGCTGTTGCCGCCGCTAAGGCCGCTCTGAAATTGATTGCTTCGTTTCCAAACCAGGAGGAGGTCAGGAAGGACAAACATGTTGCTGAGGTTGAGGTTGCTGAGGTTGAGGTTGCTGAGGTTGATGATGACGGTGACTTGTTGTTGAAGGATCAGGAGTTAGCCTGTGGAGACGCGAGTAGTGGCATGATAGTGGCGATCTCTTCTCCGAGTAGAAATGAGGAGTGGTCTGGAGGGAGGTTAAGAGAGAGGGGAAATGCGGAGGTGGGTTCGTCAAGTAGAGTGGTTGAATCGTCAGTGAGTGGTGGACAAGGAGGGGAGAAAGAGGATGTTCAGAAGCCGACCAAGAAGAGAGGACGGCCGAAGAAACATTAGTTGTGTTTGTGGTTTAACTTTTAGTGTTTTGGTCGGTTGAATGTGAGTGTGGTTGGGTGAGTTCAGTGAAAACTTTTTAGACTGTAATTAACAGTTGTGGCCATCTAATCCCTAATTCTAAggcttaacttttttttattggtttaaaaatgtTGTTGGAGTTGAGTAGTGTGACAGAATAACATTCTTGTTCTTACATTAGAACACAACATCATTAGATTATGACCAAACCGtagtacaaaaataaaacaagacaGTAATCGAGCAAAAATACTCGCAGAAACCTCAGCTTTGATTCAGGAATGAGACCAGGAATTACTAGGAATGAGGCCAGTTATGATGTTACTGTTAAGCTCCCTGTCTAAGAAAGTGAGAAACTTCTTCAGAAGTTTCAGATTACAATTAGAGTGCAGTTTTCATAAGTTGGACTTACAACTACTGCAAATTCTTGAGCACATCAAGATCCGGAACTAAATGGCCAGACAAGCAAGACTAAGAACACGTACAAGTTTAGAACTAACGCGACACTATACATGTGATTTATTATTCAACCGCAGAACTGTAGTGTTTTATGTAAACCTCATTTGCATATTTGTAAGCTTAGTCACAATTCTTATTTATTGAagaataaaatgtttaattaaCCAAGTACTGAAAATCTTAACCAATGACCAAACTAGTAGTGTCCACAGGATTAAAACGAAAGGGGGAGAGTTTGACTTGAGGAGAAAACAAAAGACGGTATAACAAGAAGGAAAGAGATGATCACAGTTGTCTGCACGTATaactttctttttccttttatattttGATGGCTGTATAGTGTTCTTCTATAAGACAAATAAATACTTACACTAATAATACAACCACTCTCCAATTTCaggtgtgagagagagagagatccttcTTCCTCCTAAGACTAAGGTACATTGTGTCTGCGAAGAACCTTTTCATCTGCAAGTTTCAATCAAATGAACCGACCAACGCAGCTCTTTCAAGACATGAGATTCCCATGGCGTATTAGACTTACAACCTCAATGCTATGAAGGCTGCATCATGCCGTCTTGTTGTTTGAGAGCTTGCTGCAGCTTCAGGACCTCTTGCTGTTGTTCTGGCGTCAGCATCCTCAGCTGTTCCGGCGTAAGGTTCATTACTTGTTGAAGCAATGTTGACTGAACATCCGAGGACAGAAGTGCCTAGAGAAAAAGATTGAGTTATGCTTCCAAATTAAGCTTCCAAATTATGTGGAATTGGTTTGTACCTGAGGCGCTTTCTCTTGTAGTTGTAATGGACTTGGAACCATTGAGTTAGACGCATGGCCTGTATGAAATGGAGTGGTGGTTCTCCTCTCGTCCACTCTCATCATCTTTGATGGTCTATCTATTGATTCATGAGGTCCCTCATTGTTTATTCTTTTGCCATAGTTTAGTGATACCATCTGCCCACCTTGAGATGGTTGGATAGCATTATTAGGAACTGAAGCCTGAACCACTTGTTTTTGGCGTTGGAATGGAGCGGCGGTTTCACTAAGACCTTTAACTTGGGATCTAGGAGGAGGATTCACAACAGAAGAAGGGCCTGGTTGTGGAATCTGACTAGAAGGTTGTTTAGAAGACTGTTGAACGGGAAACTGACTATGTGGGGGGCGATTTAGCTGTAGCGGCCTTTGTGCCAGTGGTGGTAAAAGGTTTTGACTACCAGATAGATGCGTGTCTTGAATTGAAGACCCTGTCATATGGTTTGGGGCCTGAACAATGTTTGGCGTCTGTAACTGCACAATTCAAGAGCCCTCTTATAGCAGATAGATAGAGAAGGAAGACGCACGAAAACTATTCAGCGAGATGGAGACTTACGACTTGTGGACTCACAATCCCAAGCATTATCTGTGCCTGCAACAGTAGAGAAGGTTAAAAGATGGTGTGAGAATCATAAACAGTAAAACGCCATGTGAGATACATACACTCAGCTAGTTGTCTAATATATACATCTGTCTAATATATACATCTGTCACGAGCCACACTTTCTACAAAGAAACTAAACGAATTGTTCCCTCCTAGTTTCCATGAAGGCCACTAACTAACTTATAATAGCATTGGAAAGAGTGCACGAGAGACAGGAGATGGGCAAGTAATTACCAGAAAGACAGATTTTAGCAACTGAGGTCTTGAAACCAACAACTGTCGAGCTTCTTCCTTATCCTGCGTAGCCATCAACTGACCATAGAGAAAAAACACAGTCACACCACTCGTATGCGATCAAAGACAGACAATAACTACGGAGACAAGCCAGGTTTGATATTTCACACCTTAATGGACGATATAATATCAGAGAGCTGAGTTCTAGACATCTTGGCAAGATGAAGAGTCAGGGGATCACTAGCTGTAACCTGCAGTGTACTTTGCGAACCAACCTGTGGACCACCTAGCGCACCCGCCATAACAGACGCAGCTTGCATCGCAAGGTTGAGACCAACCGGCTGGTGCATACTCGAATCCACAGCCCCTCCAGTCTGCTTCTGAGAATCTATCACCAAAACAACATCAATAAGTGTCACTTCTTCCAAAAA contains these protein-coding regions:
- the LOC130508744 gene encoding uncharacterized protein LOC130508744 isoform X1; the encoded protein is MEPSVNVNGSMLRNETNNAVVYYHLNKLLASQFEKPPQEIAEASRSAAAAATAAAAAAKAARANANAKAYAAAKAVAAAKAALKLIASFPNQEEVRKDKHVAEVEVAEVEVAEVDDDGDLLLKDQELACGDASSGMIVAISSPSRNEEWSGGRLRERGNAEVGSSSRVVESSVSGGQGGEKEDVQKPTKKRGRPKKH
- the LOC130508744 gene encoding uncharacterized protein LOC130508744 isoform X2 gives rise to the protein MLRNETNNAVVYYHLNKLLASQFEKPPQEIAEASRSAAAAATAAAAAAKAARANANAKAYAAAKAVAAAKAALKLIASFPNQEEVRKDKHVAEVEVAEVEVAEVDDDGDLLLKDQELACGDASSGMIVAISSPSRNEEWSGGRLRERGNAEVGSSSRVVESSVSGGQGGEKEDVQKPTKKRGRPKKH
- the LOC108836441 gene encoding cleavage stimulating factor 64, coding for MKKQSKEERTEQDSEIVNPVTPVNEGDEETALSARRNLQSYDINGRQLRVDFAENDKGTDKPRDQGQGGTGLPPPAAAAAAAAATVTLIDVVLVIDSQKQTGGAVDSSMHQPVGLNLAMQAASVMAGALGGPQVGSQSTLQVTASDPLTLHLAKMSRTQLSDIISSIKLMATQDKEEARQLLVSRPQLLKSVFLAQIMLGIVSPQVLQTPNIVQAPNHMTGSSIQDTHLSGSQNLLPPLAQRPLQLNRPPHSQFPVQQSSKQPSSQIPQPGPSSVVNPPPRSQVKGLSETAAPFQRQKQVVQASVPNNAIQPSQGGQMVSLNYGKRINNEGPHESIDRPSKMMRVDERRTTTPFHTGHASNSMVPSPLQLQEKAPQALLSSDVQSTLLQQVMNLTPEQLRMLTPEQQQEVLKLQQALKQQDGMMQPS